In Bryobacteraceae bacterium, the following proteins share a genomic window:
- a CDS encoding ATP synthase F0 subunit B, with amino-acid sequence MLRTAVLLAALNFAAAAQEHGGGHGESHEGDPYLVWKIINFAILAAGLAFVALKIGGPALRERAEGIRKSIADSQQVREDAEKRAAAIEAKIANLATELEALRANSKKEMASEEARISEETRRQAAKLEENAAHEISQAAKRAEHELRDHAAKLAVEIAEGRVKAQLTSSTQASLVRRFVDDLGKRVN; translated from the coding sequence GTGCTTCGGACGGCCGTACTCCTCGCCGCGCTCAACTTCGCCGCCGCTGCCCAGGAGCATGGGGGCGGGCACGGCGAGTCGCACGAAGGCGACCCGTACCTGGTCTGGAAGATCATCAACTTCGCGATCCTGGCCGCCGGACTTGCCTTTGTCGCCTTGAAGATCGGCGGACCGGCGTTGCGGGAGCGCGCGGAAGGCATCCGCAAGTCGATTGCCGATTCGCAGCAGGTGCGCGAGGACGCCGAGAAGCGGGCTGCGGCGATTGAGGCGAAGATCGCCAACCTCGCCACGGAGCTCGAAGCGCTGCGAGCGAACTCGAAGAAGGAAATGGCGAGCGAGGAAGCCCGTATTTCCGAGGAGACCCGGCGCCAAGCCGCGAAGCTCGAAGAGAACGCCGCGCACGAAATCTCGCAAGCCGCCAAGCGCGCCGAACACGAACTCCGCGACCACGCTGCCAAGCTCGCCGTGGAGATCGCCGAGGGAAGAGTGAAGGCGCAACTGACGTCTTCGACGCAGGCATCGCTGGTGCGCCGGTTCGTCGACGATCTCGGGAAGCGGGTCAACTGA
- a CDS encoding CBS domain-containing protein, whose protein sequence is MPIGEICSREVYYANRDATVQEGAELMRKHHVGDLVIADEKDGNRRVPVGIVTDRDIVISVTALKLDPTVITLGDIMGLELITAQEDQGIAEVVEIMKMKGVRRVPIVDHDGYLTGILSSDDVAELLAGELSDLAALVSRQRWKEERTKR, encoded by the coding sequence ATGCCAATCGGTGAAATCTGCAGCCGGGAAGTCTACTACGCCAACCGCGACGCCACGGTCCAAGAGGGCGCCGAATTGATGCGGAAGCACCATGTCGGCGACCTTGTGATCGCCGACGAGAAAGACGGGAACCGCCGGGTTCCCGTCGGCATCGTCACCGACCGCGACATCGTGATCTCAGTGACCGCGCTTAAGCTCGACCCTACCGTGATTACGCTCGGCGACATCATGGGGCTCGAGCTGATCACCGCGCAGGAGGATCAGGGCATCGCCGAGGTCGTCGAGATCATGAAGATGAAAGGCGTGCGCCGCGTCCCGATCGTCGACCACGACGGCTACCTGACCGGCATCCTGTCGTCGGATGACGTGGCCGAACTGCTCGCCGGGGAGCTCAGCGATCTGGCGGCCCTCGTGTCGCGGCAGCGCTGGAAGGAAGAGCGGACGAAGCGCTGA
- a CDS encoding Gfo/Idh/MocA family oxidoreductase: MPYGVLIVTGGMTHQENYARGFQEDPRCRIVAVADEATVDARRESLNRKLAAELQVPYIPDLPRALADRAVDIASICTEHHRQGRVGIQCAEAGKHIYMDKPVAGSLDEARRIEATLTRTGRKSQMFSQVLFPWSQRIRRALISGRVGDLRAIHCDLHFAKGYAADFPISPRRENPVPVSFLVQDAKREMFNIAVYSLALFRWLTQRKRFETVHAFTANYFFEQNRARDFEDFAILTVGMEGGVTATISAGRTGWRSHGIGGTNQTKIIGTRGTLFLDGADARGEICGDGQPQWESPEENVADPMAFWASSDQRKTGGPQWFALPATGPSDQAAFVDCIEKDREPEVTVADGVRILEVLFAAYRSAATGDVVRL, encoded by the coding sequence ATGCCCTACGGAGTTCTGATCGTCACCGGCGGCATGACCCACCAGGAGAACTATGCTCGCGGCTTTCAGGAGGACCCGCGCTGCCGCATCGTTGCCGTCGCCGACGAAGCTACGGTCGACGCCCGCCGCGAATCGCTGAACCGCAAGCTCGCCGCCGAACTCCAGGTACCCTACATCCCCGACCTACCCCGCGCCCTCGCCGACCGGGCCGTCGACATCGCCTCCATCTGCACCGAACACCACCGCCAGGGCCGCGTCGGCATCCAATGCGCCGAAGCCGGCAAACACATCTATATGGATAAGCCCGTCGCCGGCTCGCTCGACGAAGCCCGGCGCATCGAGGCGACCCTTACCCGCACCGGCCGCAAGAGTCAGATGTTCTCGCAAGTGCTCTTCCCGTGGTCCCAACGCATCCGCCGCGCGCTCATCAGCGGCCGCGTCGGCGACCTCCGCGCTATCCACTGCGACCTTCACTTCGCCAAGGGCTACGCGGCCGATTTTCCGATCTCCCCCCGCCGCGAGAATCCGGTCCCGGTATCGTTTCTCGTCCAAGACGCCAAGCGGGAGATGTTCAACATCGCCGTCTATTCGCTGGCTCTGTTCCGCTGGCTGACCCAACGGAAACGCTTCGAGACCGTCCACGCGTTCACGGCGAACTACTTCTTCGAACAAAACCGCGCCCGTGATTTCGAGGATTTCGCGATACTTACGGTCGGGATGGAGGGCGGCGTCACGGCCACAATCTCAGCCGGACGCACCGGCTGGCGCAGCCACGGAATCGGGGGAACGAACCAAACGAAGATCATCGGCACGCGGGGCACTTTGTTCCTCGACGGCGCCGACGCCCGCGGCGAAATCTGTGGCGATGGGCAGCCGCAATGGGAATCACCGGAGGAGAACGTAGCCGACCCGATGGCTTTCTGGGCGTCGAGCGACCAGCGTAAGACCGGCGGTCCGCAATGGTTTGCTCTCCCGGCGACCGGGCCGTCCGATCAGGCCGCCTTCGTCGACTGCATCGAGAAGGACCGGGAGCCCGAGGTCACCGTCGCCGACGGCGTCCGCATCCTGGAGGTGCTGTTCGCGGCGTACCGCTCGGCGGCGACAGGCGACGTCGTACGCCTCTGA
- a CDS encoding SIR2 family protein, translating to MNAGLLSEFLHHDLRKERGLRILLPLLKDITPAIYRKLGRDAVDLVWDNIEEKSDFFRLAANVLYEGRSVEELPVPSLHRQIASMSKALLFTTNYDPLLELALLRVREGVRLQPGTRNDDWKKFRESVSWDQKTSYEKGKVYHIHGCVEPSGTTLGQCIFTEGHYFELARNSSLPANRTLLDILQGDGVLLIVGMSLADSNLRRLLYQRRKEDIVSRPVYAVLKEEEELVAAYQEVHWRQRDVKLLWLRDYDQMEDLLRQIKFGPGVVGQEPVWASEAARWLSSDPSGSPFFGDDWQRKAHRVLQELRDQLSLLFPVGAGERIEVAVLVPVILSGLPPQLAMVCRTQDGVLTGVEALERAKLFSFGIKFGQAHGSSGTAYVRGLIDEVLDDTLWAHRNIPPDRMKGWYSDRWFQDWRSILSIPVADSPDWFPVGVVALTSNFARPFWARFDEDRDRYLGQLKAIVRGVAGRYLLRAESVTNLA from the coding sequence ATGAACGCCGGATTGCTGTCGGAGTTCCTGCATCATGACTTGAGAAAAGAGCGGGGGCTGCGAATTCTGCTCCCTTTGCTCAAGGACATCACTCCGGCAATCTACCGCAAGCTCGGGCGCGACGCGGTTGATCTGGTATGGGACAACATCGAAGAGAAGAGCGACTTCTTTCGCCTTGCCGCCAACGTCCTGTACGAGGGCCGAAGCGTCGAGGAGTTGCCGGTGCCGTCGCTGCATCGCCAGATCGCTTCGATGAGCAAGGCCCTTCTGTTCACGACGAACTACGACCCTTTGCTGGAATTGGCTCTGCTTCGGGTTCGAGAGGGAGTGAGACTCCAGCCTGGAACTCGAAATGATGACTGGAAGAAGTTTCGCGAGTCCGTCAGTTGGGACCAGAAAACGAGCTACGAAAAAGGGAAAGTTTATCATATCCACGGGTGTGTCGAACCCTCGGGAACCACTCTCGGTCAGTGTATCTTTACAGAGGGTCATTACTTCGAGCTGGCTCGTAACTCGTCGCTGCCGGCAAACCGGACGCTGCTCGACATCCTGCAGGGAGATGGAGTTCTCTTGATTGTAGGGATGAGTCTGGCGGATTCGAATCTGCGGCGCCTGCTCTATCAGCGGCGGAAGGAGGATATCGTAAGCCGCCCGGTGTATGCGGTGCTCAAGGAAGAGGAAGAGCTGGTGGCCGCCTACCAAGAGGTTCACTGGCGTCAGCGGGATGTAAAGTTGCTTTGGTTGAGAGACTATGACCAAATGGAGGATCTGCTGCGCCAGATCAAGTTCGGCCCCGGGGTCGTTGGGCAGGAGCCGGTGTGGGCCAGCGAAGCCGCGCGATGGCTTTCCTCGGACCCGTCCGGGAGTCCGTTCTTCGGGGACGACTGGCAAAGGAAAGCTCATCGAGTCTTGCAGGAACTTCGCGATCAACTTAGTCTCCTTTTTCCCGTCGGCGCAGGGGAGCGGATCGAGGTGGCGGTCCTCGTGCCCGTTATCCTTTCCGGCTTACCCCCGCAGCTAGCGATGGTGTGCCGTACTCAGGACGGTGTTCTCACGGGGGTGGAGGCGTTGGAACGTGCTAAGCTGTTCAGTTTCGGCATCAAGTTTGGACAGGCGCACGGATCCTCCGGCACTGCTTACGTCCGCGGCTTGATCGATGAGGTGCTGGATGACACGCTTTGGGCACACAGAAACATTCCGCCCGATCGGATGAAGGGATGGTACAGCGACCGTTGGTTTCAGGATTGGCGTTCGATTCTCTCGATTCCGGTAGCGGACTCTCCGGATTGGTTCCCGGTGGGTGTCGTTGCGTTAACTTCGAACTTCGCCCGACCGTTTTGGGCAAGATTCGACGAAGACCGGGACCGCTACCTGGGGCAGTTAAAGGCAATCGTGCGAGGCGTCGCCGGGCGCTATCTCCTTCGGGCAGAAAGCGTTACGAATCTCGCGTAA
- the ilvD gene encoding dihydroxy-acid dehydratase, with product MPPYRSRTSTHGRNMAGARALWRATGMKDGDFEKPIVAIANSFTQFVPGHVHLKDLGQLVAREIDAAGGVAKEFNTIAVDDGIAMGHDGMLYSLPSRELIADAVEYMVNAHTADALVCISNCDKITPGMLMAALRLNIPTIFVSGGPMEAGKVNWHGSTRSVDLVDAMIEAANSKNSDADVAAMERSACPTCGSCSGMFTANSMNCLTEALGLALPGNGTMLATHADRKELFLRAGRTALALARRYYEKDDAAALPRSIATFEAFENAMTLDIAMGGSTNTVLHLLAAAQEAGVAFTMADIDRLSRRVPCLARVAPATQKYHVEDVHRAGGVMAILGELDRAGLIHRDVPTVHAASIGDALDEWDVSRNSAGVVHAFYAAAPGGIPTVEPFSQNRRYPTLDLDRASGCIRDLEHAYSTDGGLAVLYGNIAERGSIVKTAGVDESILKFRGKARVCESQEEAVDRILNKGIVAGDIVVVRYEGPKGGPGMQEMLYPTSYIKSVGLGKECALLTDGRFSGGSSGLSIGHVSPEAAAGGAIALIEEGDTIEIDIPARMINLCVSQEELDRRRAAMEARGAAAWRPAARQRNVSAALRAYAALTTSADTGAVRRVV from the coding sequence ATGCCCCCCTATCGCTCCCGAACCTCCACCCACGGACGGAACATGGCCGGAGCCCGCGCCCTCTGGCGCGCCACCGGCATGAAGGACGGCGACTTCGAGAAGCCCATCGTCGCCATCGCCAACTCCTTCACCCAGTTCGTCCCCGGCCATGTTCACTTGAAAGACCTGGGCCAGCTCGTCGCCCGCGAAATCGACGCCGCCGGCGGCGTCGCCAAGGAGTTCAACACCATCGCCGTCGACGATGGCATCGCGATGGGGCACGACGGCATGCTCTACTCGCTGCCCTCGCGCGAGCTGATCGCCGACGCGGTCGAGTACATGGTGAACGCGCACACCGCCGACGCGCTCGTCTGCATCTCCAACTGCGACAAGATCACCCCCGGGATGCTCATGGCCGCCCTCCGCCTCAACATTCCCACCATCTTCGTCTCCGGCGGACCGATGGAGGCCGGCAAGGTCAACTGGCACGGCTCCACACGCTCCGTCGACCTCGTCGACGCCATGATCGAAGCCGCCAACAGCAAGAACTCAGACGCCGACGTGGCCGCGATGGAGCGCTCGGCGTGTCCCACCTGCGGCTCCTGTTCCGGCATGTTCACCGCCAACTCGATGAACTGCCTCACGGAAGCGCTCGGCCTCGCCCTCCCCGGCAACGGAACCATGCTCGCCACCCATGCCGACCGCAAGGAGTTGTTCCTCCGCGCCGGCCGCACGGCGCTCGCGCTCGCCCGGCGCTATTACGAGAAGGATGACGCCGCCGCGCTCCCCCGCTCGATCGCTACTTTCGAGGCGTTTGAAAATGCCATGACGCTCGACATCGCCATGGGCGGGTCGACCAACACCGTGCTGCACCTGCTCGCCGCCGCGCAGGAAGCCGGCGTCGCGTTCACGATGGCCGATATCGATCGTCTTTCGCGCCGGGTGCCGTGCCTCGCCAGGGTCGCGCCGGCGACGCAGAAGTATCACGTGGAAGACGTGCATCGCGCTGGCGGCGTGATGGCCATCCTCGGCGAACTCGATCGCGCCGGCCTCATTCACCGTGATGTCCCCACCGTCCACGCCGCCAGCATCGGCGATGCGCTCGACGAGTGGGACGTTAGCCGCAACTCCGCCGGCGTCGTCCATGCCTTTTACGCAGCCGCGCCCGGTGGCATCCCCACTGTCGAACCCTTCTCGCAGAACCGCCGTTATCCCACGCTCGACCTCGACCGCGCCTCCGGCTGCATCCGCGACCTGGAGCACGCCTACTCGACCGACGGCGGCCTCGCGGTCCTTTATGGCAACATCGCCGAGCGCGGGTCGATTGTGAAGACGGCCGGCGTCGACGAGAGCATTCTCAAGTTCCGGGGCAAGGCGCGGGTCTGCGAGAGCCAGGAGGAAGCGGTCGACCGCATCCTGAATAAGGGGATTGTCGCCGGCGACATCGTCGTCGTCCGCTACGAGGGCCCGAAAGGCGGGCCCGGGATGCAGGAGATGCTCTACCCCACTTCTTATATCAAGAGCGTCGGCCTGGGCAAGGAGTGCGCGCTGCTGACTGACGGGCGCTTTTCGGGCGGGTCATCCGGACTTTCAATCGGCCACGTGTCGCCTGAGGCCGCCGCCGGCGGCGCGATCGCGTTGATTGAGGAGGGCGACACGATCGAGATCGACATCCCGGCCCGAATGATCAACCTGTGCGTGAGCCAGGAGGAACTCGACCGCCGCCGGGCCGCGATGGAAGCTAGGGGCGCCGCCGCCTGGAGGCCCGCCGCGCGGCAGCGGAACGTTTCCGCCGCCCTGCGCGCCTACGCGGCGTTGACCACGAGCGCGGACACGGGGGCCGTGCGGCGCGTGGTGTAG